One part of the Triplophysa dalaica isolate WHDGS20190420 chromosome 25, ASM1584641v1, whole genome shotgun sequence genome encodes these proteins:
- the LOC130415854 gene encoding CMP-N-acetylneuraminate-beta-galactosamide-alpha-2,3-sialyltransferase 1-like, which yields MDNSTHLVFYPFKILDMEWLISAFTTKNIIKTYIEVPSTIKAYKDKVMILHPEFMKYVYMNWTDSHGSYPSTGFLTLMFALHICDEVKVFRFATATRAGKWHHYFEVILETMNIRQSVDLSRRRRL from the exons ATGGACAACTCAACTCACCTGGTGTTTTATCCTTTTAAGATTCTGGATATGGAGTGGCTCATCAGTGCCTTCACCACTAAAAACATCATAAA AACATATATAGAAGTGCCATCCACAATAAAGGCTTATAAGGACAAG GTGATGATACTCCACCCAGAATTTATGAAATATGTTTATATGAATTGGACGGACAGTCACGGGAGTTATCCATCCACAGGCTTCCTAACGCTGATGTTCGCTCTGCACATCTGTGATGAG GTGAAAGTTTTCAGGTTTGCTACAGCGACAAGAGCTGGAAAGTGGCATCATTATTTTGAAGTCATACTGGAGACTATGAATATCAGACAATCCGTCGACTTGAGCAGGAGAAGAAGATTGTGA